In Oncorhynchus masou masou isolate Uvic2021 unplaced genomic scaffold, UVic_Omas_1.1 unplaced_scaffold_1349, whole genome shotgun sequence, the DNA window aaattacttgtgtcgtgtacaaagtagatgtgctaaccgacttgccaaaactatagtttgttaacaagaaatttgtagagtggttgaaaaatgagttttaatgactccaaccgaagtatgttaacttctgacttcaactgtataggaTTACAATAGAGCATTCTACGCTTTCTTCATTTGATCCAATTCAACGTCGCCAATTATTTAATGACATGACAATTAAGTGGAGTGTCTGATCTTAGCTGGTCTGAGAGAACTGATGAGGCTTCTCTCTTTCATGTATACCTTGGTGTCTTTTGAAATGACCCAGTTgagagaaactctttccacagtcagagcaggagtaaggcttctatcctgtgtgtatacgttcatgtTGTTTTAAGGTGCCCAGTCGAGGGAAACtcgccccacagtcagagcaggagtaaggcttctctcctgtgtgtgtacgtTCATGTTGTTTTAAGGTGCCCGGATGAGAGAAACtcgccccacagtcagagcagtagaaaggcttctctcctgtgtgtatacgttcatgtCTTTTTAAGTCACCCAGTTgagagaaactctttccacagtcagagcaggagtaaggcttctctcctgtgtgtgttctttgaTGAACTATTAGCTCAtttgatgttgtgaagcattttacacagtcagagcaggagtaaggcttctctcctgtgtgtatacgttcatgtTGTTTTAAGGTGCCCGGATGAGAGAAACtcgccccacagtcagagcaggagtaaggcttctctcctgtgtgcatACGTTCATGTTGTTTTAAGTTACCCAGTCgagagaaactctttccacagtcagagcaggagtaaggcttgaCTCCTGTGTGTGTACGTTCATGTTGTTTTAAGGTGCCCAGTCGAGAGAACCTtgccccacagtcagagcaggagtaaggcttttctcctgtgtgtgttctttggtgaacttttagctcagttgatgttgtaaagcattttacacagtcagagcaggagtaaggcttctctcctgtgtgtgttccatgATGACCCTTAAGCTCAGTTGATGTTTTGAAACATTTTagacagtcagagcaggagtaaggtttCACttctgtatgtatacgttcatgtctTTTTAAGTGACCCGGTTgagagaaactctttccacagtcagagcagaggtaaggcttctctcctgtgtgtatacgttcatgtTGTTTTAAGGTGCCCAGTCGAGAGAAACTTGCCCCAcagacagagcaggagtaaggcttctctcctgtgtgtgttctttggTGAACTATTAGCTCAGTAATTGTTTTGAAGCATTTTACACAGTCAgggcaggagtaaggcttctctcctgtgtgtatacgttcatgtTGTTTTAAGGTGCCTAGTTGAGAGAACCtcgccccacagtcagagcaagagtaaggcttctctcctgtatgtgttctctgatgaacttttagctcagttgatgttgtgaagcattttacacagtcagagcaggagtaaggcttctctcctgtgtgtatacgttcatgtTGTTTTAAGGTGCCCGGATGAGAGAAACtcgccccacagtcagagcaggagtaaggcttctctcctgtgtgcatACGTTCATGTTGTTTTAAGTTACCCAGTCgagagaaactctttccacagtcagagcaggagtaaggcttttctcctgtgtgtatttttaggTGTATTTTTAGCTTGGGTAGAAATGGGAAAATCTCCTCACAATGTGGGCAGTGGTGAGACCTCCTAGCTCTGTTATCTTCCTGATGTTGCTCTCTGGATGTAGAGAATGTCTCAACGtggtctcctgtgtgaacaacaccagaagaaccagtcagttggtgtgatattcatgtcaatcaaatgtatattatgaagccctttttacatcagttgTAACAAAGTGTTCTAC includes these proteins:
- the LOC135530462 gene encoding zinc finger protein 883-like, with protein sequence MASVKLEDCSQTLELNVIIKDEEEEEKIGKSVSQGNHGETFSTFREQQQEDHRAKRLSLKPVTSTVRTNPACLSPSTLSPNLQSLGPDCDSGAQFALQDPEMTSVKLEDCSQTLELNVNIKVEEEEEKIRTSVTHGDHVETFSTSREQHQEDNRARRSHHCPHCEEIFPFLPKLKIHLKIHTGEKPYSCSDCGKSFSRLGNLKQHERMHTGEKPYSCSDCGASFSHPGTLKQHERIHTGEKPYSCSDCVKCFTTSTELKVHQRTHTGEKPYSCSDCGARFSQLGTLKQHERIHTGEKPYSCPDCVKCFKTITELIVHQRTHTGEKPYSCSVCGASFSRLGTLKQHERIHTGEKPYLCSDCGKSFSQPGHLKRHERIHTEVKPYSCSDCLKCFKTSTELKGHHGTHTGEKPYSCSDCVKCFTTSTELKVHQRTHTGEKPYSCSDCGARFSRLGTLKQHERTHTGVKPYSCSDCGKSFSRLGNLKQHERMHTGEKPYSCSDCGASFSHPGTLKQHERIHTGEKPYSCSDCVKCFTTSNELIVHQRTHTGEKPYSCSDCGKSFSQLGDLKRHERIHTGEKPFYCSDCGASFSHPGTLKQHERTHTGEKPYSCSDCGASFPRLGTLKQHERIHTG